From the Methanobrevibacter sp. genome, the window CACCGTGAGGAATTTCTAAACCAGCATCAAGAGCACCTTTTAAAGCTGCAAATATTTTAGAACCTTTAATAGGAGATTTTAAACCAATATCTAAAATTGCATTTTCTACACCTGCAGCTAAAGCTCTTTTAGCACAGAGATATGCAGTTAAATAGAATGCAGAAATGTTATTAGTGTGTCCTAAATAACCAAATTGAGATAATTGTTTACTTACAGCTGATGCAACAGTAATATCTCCTTCAGGAGCGTAATCAATAACTTGAACATTAGCGTGAGCATTGGAAACTCTGACAACTAAACGAGATTTGTCATAATCGACTAAGTTCATTCTAGCTTTGTAGTCAGTTTTACCTTGTCTTCTTCTTCTGAATGCTACTTTATAATTAGTTCCTTGTGCCATGTTTATTCATCTCCTTTAATTAAATCATGGTCACGGGCGTAGTTTCTCATGTAAGATTTACTTCTAAATGCGCCACCCTTAGCCATTTTGTATAATTTACGATAGGTTGTAGCATCAATAACTTCATCTTCACGCATTTCTTTAAGATCTTTTCTTAAAGCTCTGATAGTAGTCATCCAAGCTTTTTTCT encodes:
- a CDS encoding 50S ribosomal protein L18, with product MAQGTNYKVAFRRRRQGKTDYKARMNLVDYDKSRLVVRVSNAHANVQVIDYAPEGDITVASAVSKQLSQFGYLGHTNNISAFYLTAYLCAKRALAAGVENAILDIGLKSPIKGSKIFAALKGALDAGLEIPHGDFIFPEDERIRGEHVANYAESLDAEEVAKKFSKYFERGLNPKDLPENFDETVKNIDEAEV